A window of the Scandinavium goeteborgense genome harbors these coding sequences:
- a CDS encoding TRIC cation channel family protein translates to MLVYWLDIVGTAVFAISGVLLAGKLRMDPFGVLVLGVVTAVGGGTIRDMALAHGPVFWVKDPTDLVVAMVTSMLTILLVRQPRRLPKWILPVLDAVGLAVFVGIGVNKAFIAGTGPLVAICMGVITGVGGGIIRDVLAREVPMILRTEIYATACILGGIVHATAYYTFQMSLENAAMLGMLVTLGIRLAAIHWHLKLPTFALDENNR, encoded by the coding sequence ATGCTTGTCTATTGGCTGGATATTGTGGGTACCGCCGTATTTGCCATTTCCGGGGTTCTGCTGGCCGGTAAGCTGCGCATGGACCCCTTTGGCGTGCTGGTGCTCGGCGTGGTCACTGCGGTGGGCGGCGGAACGATCCGCGATATGGCGCTGGCGCACGGCCCGGTCTTCTGGGTAAAAGATCCCACCGATCTGGTGGTGGCGATGGTCACCAGCATGTTGACCATTTTGCTGGTGCGTCAGCCGCGTCGTCTGCCGAAATGGATTTTGCCGGTGCTGGATGCGGTCGGCCTTGCGGTGTTTGTCGGGATCGGCGTGAACAAAGCGTTTATTGCCGGAACCGGCCCGCTGGTCGCTATTTGCATGGGTGTGATAACGGGCGTCGGCGGCGGGATTATCCGTGACGTTTTGGCGCGCGAAGTGCCGATGATCCTGCGGACCGAAATCTACGCCACCGCCTGTATTCTGGGTGGGATCGTGCACGCCACCGCGTATTACACCTTCCAGATGTCACTGGAAAATGCGGCCATGCTCGGCATGCTGGTAACGCTCGGGATTCGTTTGGCGGCGATTCATTGGCACTTAAAACTGCCGACGTTCGCGCTGGATGAGAATAACAGATAA
- the mtnN gene encoding 5'-methylthioadenosine/S-adenosylhomocysteine nucleosidase encodes MKIGIIGAMEEEVTLLRDKIQNRQTITLGGSEIYTGQLNGVDVALLKSGIGKVAAAMGAALLIERCKPDVIINTGSAGGLAPTLKVGDIVVSDEARYHDADVTAFGYEYGQLPGCPAGFAADAKLIEAAESSIKQLNLNAVRGLIVSGDAFINGSVGLAKIRHNFPQAVAVEMEATAIAHVCHNFGVPFVVVRAISDVADQQSHLSFDEFLAVAAKQSTLMVETLVQNLANA; translated from the coding sequence ATGAAAATCGGCATTATTGGTGCAATGGAAGAAGAAGTGACGCTGCTGCGTGACAAAATCCAGAACCGTCAGACCATCACCCTCGGCGGGAGCGAAATTTATACCGGCCAGCTGAATGGCGTTGACGTTGCCCTGCTGAAATCAGGGATCGGCAAAGTGGCCGCCGCGATGGGTGCCGCTCTGCTGATCGAACGCTGCAAACCCGACGTCATCATCAACACCGGTTCCGCTGGCGGCCTGGCCCCAACGCTGAAAGTGGGCGATATCGTGGTTTCCGACGAAGCGCGCTATCACGATGCCGACGTCACCGCCTTTGGTTATGAATATGGCCAGCTTCCAGGCTGCCCGGCAGGCTTCGCGGCTGACGCGAAACTGATTGAAGCGGCAGAAAGCAGCATCAAACAGCTCAACCTGAACGCCGTGCGCGGCCTTATCGTCAGCGGCGATGCGTTCATTAACGGTTCCGTGGGCCTGGCGAAAATTCGCCACAACTTCCCGCAGGCCGTTGCCGTGGAAATGGAAGCCACCGCAATCGCACACGTCTGCCATAACTTCGGCGTACCGTTCGTGGTTGTTCGCGCCATTTCCGACGTGGCCGATCAGCAGTCACACCTGAGCTTCGATGAGTTCCTCGCCGTCGCCGCTAAACAGTCGACCCTGATGGTCGAAACGCTGGTCCAGAATCTGGCGAATGCGTAA
- the btuF gene encoding vitamin B12 ABC transporter substrate-binding protein BtuF — MRNGLRSGLFALLLTLPAWLIAAPRVVTLSPANTELAFAAGITPVGVSSFSDYPPQASDIEQIASWQGMNLERIVALKPDVVLAWRGGNAERQVNQLSALGIKVMWIDTGSVEHIADALQQLAVWSPTPDQAKQAAQSLRQDFVALKQEYAHHPKKSVFLQFGTNPLFTSNKDSIQNEVIEACGGTNIFATSRVPWPQVSREQVLARQPQLIITAGSAAEVTKIQQYWGDQLKIPVIPVNSDWFERASPRIILAAKQLCTAMAQVN; from the coding sequence ATGCGTAACGGCCTGAGATCGGGCCTTTTCGCCCTGCTGTTGACCCTTCCGGCGTGGCTGATAGCCGCGCCGAGGGTAGTAACGCTTTCCCCTGCCAATACCGAGCTGGCTTTCGCCGCGGGCATTACGCCGGTGGGCGTGAGCAGCTTTTCTGACTATCCGCCACAAGCATCCGATATCGAACAAATCGCCAGCTGGCAAGGTATGAATCTGGAACGCATCGTGGCGCTCAAGCCTGATGTGGTGCTGGCCTGGCGCGGTGGCAACGCCGAGCGACAGGTAAATCAGCTCAGTGCGTTGGGTATTAAGGTGATGTGGATCGACACCGGCAGCGTGGAGCACATCGCCGACGCGTTACAGCAGCTGGCGGTCTGGAGCCCAACGCCCGATCAGGCGAAACAGGCCGCGCAGTCGTTGCGCCAGGATTTCGTCGCGCTGAAGCAAGAATATGCTCACCACCCGAAAAAATCGGTATTCTTGCAATTTGGCACTAACCCGTTGTTTACCAGCAATAAAGATTCGATTCAAAACGAAGTGATTGAGGCCTGCGGGGGGACGAATATCTTTGCCACCAGCCGCGTTCCGTGGCCGCAGGTGAGCCGCGAACAGGTGCTCGCCCGACAGCCTCAACTGATCATCACCGCCGGAAGCGCCGCCGAAGTGACAAAAATTCAGCAGTACTGGGGGGATCAGCTCAAAATTCCGGTCATTCCCGTCAACAGCGACTGGTTTGAACGCGCCTCCCCGCGTATTATCCTCGCCGCGAAACAACTCTGCACCGCGATGGCGCAGGTCAATTAA
- the fhuC gene encoding Fe3+-hydroxamate ABC transporter ATP-binding protein FhuC has translation MQDTTTQTDTTFALNDVTFRVPGRTLLHPLSLTFPPGKVTGLIGHNGSGKSTLLKMLGRHQPPSEGDVLLDGQPLESWNSKAFARKVAYLPQQLPQAEGMTVRELVAIGRYPWHGALGRFGAADREKVEEAISLVGLKPLAQRLVDSLSGGERQRAWIAMLVAQDSRCLLLDEPTSALDIAHQVDVLALVHRLSQQRGLTVIAVLHDINMAARYCDYLVALRGGEMIAQGTPETLMRGETLEKIYGIPMGILPHPAGAAPVSFVY, from the coding sequence ATGCAGGACACCACAACTCAGACCGACACCACGTTCGCCCTGAACGATGTCACCTTTCGTGTGCCAGGCCGTACGCTGCTGCACCCGCTTTCGCTGACCTTCCCGCCCGGAAAAGTGACCGGCCTTATCGGCCATAACGGTTCAGGGAAATCCACGCTGTTAAAAATGTTGGGCCGTCACCAGCCGCCGTCAGAAGGCGATGTTCTACTGGACGGACAACCGTTGGAAAGCTGGAACAGCAAAGCGTTTGCCCGCAAGGTGGCTTATCTGCCTCAGCAGTTGCCGCAGGCAGAAGGGATGACGGTTCGCGAGTTGGTGGCAATTGGCCGCTATCCGTGGCACGGCGCGTTGGGGCGTTTTGGCGCAGCGGACCGCGAGAAAGTGGAAGAAGCGATTTCGTTGGTGGGACTGAAACCGCTGGCCCAGCGTCTGGTGGACAGCCTTTCCGGTGGCGAACGTCAGCGCGCGTGGATTGCGATGCTGGTGGCCCAGGACAGCCGTTGTCTGCTGCTGGACGAACCGACATCGGCGCTGGATATCGCGCATCAAGTCGACGTTCTGGCGTTAGTGCATCGCCTCAGTCAGCAACGCGGTCTGACGGTGATTGCGGTCCTGCATGACATCAACATGGCGGCGCGCTACTGCGACTATCTGGTGGCGTTGCGCGGCGGCGAAATGATTGCCCAGGGCACGCCGGAAACGCTGATGCGCGGCGAAACGCTGGAAAAAATTTACGGAATTCCGATGGGGATCCTGCCGCATCCGGCGGGTGCTGCCCCGGTAAGCTTTGTTTACTGA
- the fhuB gene encoding Fe(3+)-hydroxamate ABC transporter permease FhuB: MSQRIARFPALILCVLFIASAWLSWHNFNVALPRAQWREALWQPNIDSIRQMLFHYSLLPRLVISLLVGVGLGLVGVLFQQVLRNPLAEPTTLGVATGAQLGITITTLWAVPGAFSTQFAALAGACVVGALVFGVSWGKRLSPVTLILAGLVVSMYCGAVNQLLVIFHHDQLQSMFLWSTGTLTQTDWSVVQHLWPQLLGGVMLTLLLLRPLTLMGLDDGVARNLGLALSLARLGALTLAIVISALLVNAVGIIGFIGLFAPLLAKMLGARRLLSRLILAPLIGALILWLSDQLILWLAQVWMEVSTGSVTALIGAPLLLWLLPRLRSMSAPAMDAGDRVAAERQRVKVWALAGCGVLLIIMLAALSLGRDAQGWHWATGDLLNALMEWRAPRILAALIAGIMLAVAGCIIQRLTGNPMASPEVLGISSGAAFGVVLMLFFVPGNAFGWLLPAGSLGAAVTLMIILIASGRGGFSPHRMLLAGMALSTAFTMLLMMLQASGDPRMAQILTWISGSTYNASYEQVLHTGLVMIVLLALTPLCRRWLMILPLGGDTARAVGMALTPTRVALLLLAASLTATATMTIGPLSFIGLMAPHIARMMGFRRTMPHMILSALVGGIMLVIADWCGRMVLFPYQIPAGLLSTFIGAPYFIYLLRKQSR, translated from the coding sequence ATGAGCCAACGCATCGCGCGTTTCCCGGCGCTCATTCTCTGCGTGCTATTTATCGCCTCGGCGTGGTTGAGTTGGCACAACTTTAACGTGGCGCTGCCGCGTGCCCAGTGGCGTGAAGCGCTGTGGCAGCCGAACATCGATAGCATCCGCCAGATGCTGTTCCACTACAGCTTGCTGCCGCGGCTGGTTATCTCGCTGCTTGTGGGGGTCGGGCTTGGGCTGGTCGGCGTCCTGTTCCAACAAGTTTTACGTAACCCGCTCGCCGAACCGACGACACTCGGCGTCGCCACCGGTGCGCAGCTGGGCATCACCATCACCACGCTGTGGGCCGTTCCGGGTGCATTCTCAACGCAATTTGCGGCACTGGCGGGAGCCTGTGTGGTTGGTGCGCTGGTGTTTGGCGTTTCCTGGGGCAAGCGTTTGTCGCCGGTGACGCTGATCCTCGCCGGGCTGGTGGTGAGCATGTACTGCGGCGCGGTGAACCAGCTGCTGGTGATTTTCCATCACGACCAGCTGCAAAGCATGTTCCTGTGGAGTACCGGCACGCTGACGCAAACCGACTGGAGCGTAGTGCAGCATCTTTGGCCGCAGCTGCTCGGCGGCGTGATGCTCACACTTCTGCTGCTGCGCCCGTTAACCCTGATGGGGCTCGACGACGGCGTGGCGCGCAATTTGGGCCTGGCGCTGTCGCTGGCCCGCCTCGGGGCGCTGACGCTGGCGATTGTTATCAGCGCGCTGCTGGTGAATGCGGTGGGCATTATCGGCTTCATCGGCCTGTTCGCGCCGCTGCTGGCAAAAATGCTCGGTGCGCGACGTCTGCTTTCGCGTCTGATCCTGGCTCCGCTGATTGGGGCGTTGATTCTTTGGCTTTCCGATCAGTTGATTTTGTGGCTCGCACAGGTGTGGATGGAAGTCTCTACCGGCTCGGTCACCGCGCTGATTGGCGCTCCGCTGTTGCTGTGGCTGCTGCCGCGTCTGCGTAGCATGAGCGCTCCGGCGATGGACGCGGGCGATCGCGTGGCGGCTGAACGCCAGCGGGTAAAGGTTTGGGCGCTGGCTGGATGCGGCGTGTTGCTGATTATCATGCTGGCGGCGCTGTCGCTCGGCCGGGACGCGCAGGGCTGGCACTGGGCTACGGGCGATTTACTGAATGCGCTGATGGAATGGCGTGCGCCACGAATTCTGGCCGCGCTGATTGCCGGGATCATGCTGGCGGTGGCGGGCTGTATTATTCAACGTCTGACCGGCAACCCGATGGCGAGCCCGGAAGTACTGGGGATTTCCTCCGGCGCGGCGTTTGGCGTGGTGCTGATGCTGTTCTTCGTGCCGGGCAATGCCTTTGGCTGGCTGCTGCCGGCGGGAAGTTTGGGCGCGGCGGTGACGCTGATGATTATCCTGATTGCCTCAGGGCGGGGCGGATTCTCCCCGCACAGAATGCTGCTGGCCGGGATGGCGCTTAGCACCGCGTTTACGATGCTGCTGATGATGTTGCAGGCGAGCGGCGATCCACGCATGGCGCAGATCCTCACCTGGATTTCAGGCTCGACGTATAACGCATCTTACGAGCAGGTGCTGCACACCGGACTGGTGATGATTGTGCTGCTGGCACTGACGCCGCTGTGTCGCCGCTGGCTGATGATACTGCCGCTCGGGGGCGATACTGCCCGTGCGGTAGGCATGGCGCTGACCCCGACGCGCGTGGCGCTGCTGCTGCTGGCTGCCAGCCTGACGGCGACGGCGACCATGACCATTGGTCCGCTGAGCTTTATTGGCCTGATGGCACCGCATATTGCACGCATGATGGGCTTCCGGCGGACGATGCCGCACATGATTCTGTCTGCGTTAGTGGGGGGGATTATGCTGGTGATCGCTGACTGGTGCGGGCGGATGGTGCTGTTCCCGTACCAAATCCCGGCCGGGCTGTTGTCGACGTTTATCGGTGCGCCGTACTTTATTTATCTGCTGAGGAAGCAGAGCCGGTAA
- the hemL gene encoding glutamate-1-semialdehyde 2,1-aminomutase has translation MSKSENLYSAARELIPGGVNSPVRAFTGVGGTPLFVERADGAYLYDVDGKAYIDYVGSWGPMVLGHNHPAIRNAVIEAASRGLSFGAPTEMEVRMAALVTELVPTMDMVRMVNSGTEATMSAIRLARGFTGRDKIIKFEGCYHGHADCLLVKAGSGALTLGQPNSPGVPADFAKHTLTCTYNDLASVREAFEQYPQDIACIIVEPVAGNMNCIPPQPDFLPGLRALCDEFGALFIIDEVMTGFRVALAGAQDYYDVVPDLTCLGKIIGGGMPVGAFGGRREVMDALAPTGPVYQAGTLSGNPIAMAAGYACLTEVAQPGIHETLTSLTNQLAEGLLRAARDTGIPLVVNNVGGMFGLFFTDAKTVTCYQDVVKCDVERFKKFFHLMLEEGVYLAPSAFEAGFMSVAHTEQDINNTIDAARKVFAKL, from the coding sequence ATGAGCAAATCTGAGAATCTCTACAGTGCGGCCCGCGAACTGATCCCCGGCGGCGTCAACTCGCCGGTCCGCGCCTTTACCGGCGTCGGCGGTACCCCACTGTTTGTCGAACGTGCCGACGGCGCGTATCTGTACGATGTGGATGGTAAAGCCTACATCGACTACGTCGGTTCCTGGGGCCCGATGGTGCTCGGCCACAACCACCCTGCCATTCGTAACGCGGTGATTGAAGCGGCATCACGCGGTCTGAGCTTCGGCGCGCCGACCGAAATGGAAGTAAGAATGGCGGCGCTGGTGACCGAACTGGTGCCGACCATGGACATGGTGCGTATGGTGAACTCGGGCACGGAAGCGACCATGAGCGCTATTCGTCTGGCTCGCGGCTTCACTGGCCGTGACAAAATCATCAAATTCGAAGGCTGCTATCATGGCCATGCCGACTGCCTGCTGGTGAAAGCCGGTTCCGGTGCGCTGACCCTCGGCCAGCCAAACTCTCCGGGCGTTCCGGCGGATTTCGCCAAACACACCCTGACCTGCACCTATAACGATCTGGCGTCCGTGCGTGAAGCGTTCGAGCAGTATCCGCAGGATATCGCCTGCATCATCGTCGAACCAGTCGCGGGCAACATGAACTGCATTCCACCGCAGCCGGACTTCCTGCCGGGCCTGCGTGCGCTGTGTGACGAATTTGGCGCGCTGTTCATTATCGATGAAGTGATGACCGGCTTCCGCGTCGCACTGGCGGGCGCTCAGGATTACTACGATGTGGTGCCTGACCTGACCTGTCTGGGCAAAATTATTGGTGGCGGGATGCCAGTCGGTGCCTTTGGTGGCCGTCGCGAAGTGATGGACGCGCTGGCACCAACCGGTCCGGTTTACCAGGCGGGAACGCTGTCCGGGAACCCGATTGCGATGGCTGCCGGTTATGCCTGTCTGACTGAAGTCGCTCAGCCAGGAATTCACGAAACCCTGACCAGCCTGACCAACCAACTGGCGGAAGGCCTGCTGCGTGCGGCGCGGGATACAGGTATTCCACTGGTTGTGAATAACGTGGGCGGGATGTTCGGCCTCTTCTTCACCGATGCGAAAACCGTGACCTGCTACCAGGACGTGGTGAAGTGCGATGTGGAACGCTTCAAGAAATTCTTCCATCTGATGCTGGAAGAAGGCGTGTATCTGGCGCCGTCAGCGTTCGAAGCGGGCTTTATGTCCGTGGCGCATACCGAGCAGGATATCAACAACACCATCGACGCGGCGCGTAAGGTGTTTGCAAAACTGTAA
- the clcA gene encoding H(+)/Cl(-) exchange transporter ClcA — MKAETPSFESQQIVRLRRGDAVRRLVRRDKTPLAILLMAALVGTLAGLVGVAFEKAVNWVQHVRIGTLAQVADHWFLVWPLAFILSGLLAMVGYILVRRFAPEAGGSGIPEIEGALEELRPVRWWRVIPVKFIGGMGTLGAGMVLGREGPTVQLGGNIGRMVLDIFRVRTAEARHSLLATGAAAGLAAAFNAPLAGILFIIEEMRPQFRYNLISVKAVFIGVIMSSVVFRIFNGETAVIEVGKLANAPVNTLWLYLVLGMIFGCVGPLFNHLVLRTQDLFQRIHGGDIKKWVLIGGLLGGICGVLGLIEPEAAGGGFNLIPIAAAGHYTVGLLMFIFIARVVTTLLCFSSGAPGGIFAPMLALGTLLGTAFGMAATAWFPAYHLEPGTFAIAGMGALFAASVRAPLTGIVLVLEMTDNYQLILPMIITCLGATLLAQFLGGKPLYSSILSRTLAKQEAEKAEKEEKEKQAVGENT, encoded by the coding sequence ATGAAAGCAGAAACTCCCTCTTTTGAATCACAGCAAATCGTTCGATTGCGCCGCGGGGATGCGGTACGCCGTTTAGTTCGTAGGGATAAAACACCATTAGCCATCCTGTTGATGGCCGCACTGGTTGGCACCTTAGCCGGCCTGGTGGGCGTCGCTTTTGAAAAAGCCGTTAACTGGGTGCAGCACGTGCGCATTGGCACGTTGGCGCAGGTGGCGGATCACTGGTTTTTAGTCTGGCCGCTGGCCTTTATTCTTTCCGGGTTGCTGGCGATGGTCGGCTATATCCTGGTGCGTCGTTTCGCCCCGGAAGCGGGCGGTTCAGGCATTCCTGAAATCGAAGGCGCGCTTGAAGAATTGCGCCCGGTTCGCTGGTGGCGCGTCATTCCGGTGAAATTTATCGGCGGTATGGGCACGCTGGGGGCCGGAATGGTGCTCGGGCGTGAAGGCCCGACGGTGCAGCTCGGTGGCAATATTGGCCGCATGGTGCTGGATATTTTCCGTGTGCGTACCGCAGAGGCGCGTCACTCGCTGCTGGCAACCGGTGCGGCGGCGGGTCTGGCGGCCGCATTCAATGCTCCCCTGGCGGGCATTCTCTTTATCATCGAAGAGATGCGCCCGCAGTTCCGCTACAACCTGATTTCGGTTAAGGCCGTCTTCATCGGCGTTATCATGTCCAGCGTAGTGTTCCGCATCTTCAACGGTGAAACCGCCGTGATTGAAGTCGGGAAGCTCGCGAATGCACCGGTAAACACCCTGTGGCTGTATCTGGTTTTGGGGATGATTTTCGGCTGCGTTGGACCGCTGTTTAATCACCTGGTGTTGCGTACTCAGGATTTGTTCCAGCGTATTCACGGCGGCGATATCAAAAAATGGGTGCTGATTGGCGGCCTGCTCGGCGGTATCTGCGGCGTGCTCGGGCTGATTGAGCCGGAAGCGGCAGGCGGCGGGTTCAACCTCATTCCTATCGCGGCGGCGGGACATTACACCGTCGGCCTGCTGATGTTTATCTTTATTGCGCGCGTCGTGACGACGCTACTGTGCTTCTCGTCAGGCGCACCGGGCGGCATTTTTGCCCCGATGCTGGCGCTCGGCACGCTGCTCGGCACCGCATTCGGCATGGCGGCAACGGCGTGGTTCCCGGCCTATCATCTGGAGCCGGGCACCTTTGCCATCGCTGGGATGGGCGCGTTGTTCGCGGCATCTGTGCGTGCGCCGCTGACCGGTATCGTGTTAGTTCTGGAAATGACAGACAACTATCAGCTCATTTTGCCAATGATTATTACCTGTCTTGGCGCAACACTATTAGCCCAGTTCCTGGGCGGGAAACCGCTGTACTCCTCGATTCTGTCCCGAACTCTTGCCAAGCAGGAAGCCGAAAAGGCAGAGAAAGAGGAGAAAGAAAAACAGGCCGTCGGGGAGAATACTTGA
- the erpA gene encoding iron-sulfur cluster insertion protein ErpA, whose translation MSDDVALPLQFTDAAASKVKNLIADEENPNLKLRVYITGGGCSGFQYGFTFDDQINDGDMTIEKEGVGLVVDPMSLQYLVGGSVDYTEGLEGSRFIVTNPNAKSTCGCGSSFSV comes from the coding sequence ATGAGTGATGACGTAGCGCTGCCCCTGCAGTTTACTGATGCGGCCGCCAGCAAAGTAAAAAACCTGATTGCGGATGAAGAGAATCCAAACCTGAAACTGCGCGTCTATATCACCGGCGGTGGTTGCAGCGGGTTCCAGTACGGCTTCACTTTTGACGATCAGATTAACGATGGTGATATGACCATTGAGAAAGAAGGCGTCGGCCTGGTCGTTGACCCGATGAGCCTGCAATATCTGGTAGGCGGTTCGGTGGATTACACCGAAGGTCTGGAAGGTTCGCGTTTCATCGTGACTAACCCGAATGCCAAAAGCACCTGCGGGTGTGGTTCTTCCTTCAGCGTTTAA
- the fhuD gene encoding Fe(3+)-hydroxamate ABC transporter substrate-binding protein FhuD has product MNDSLSISRRRLLTAMALSPLLWQMKSAHAATVDPHRIVALEWLPVELLLALGVTPYGVADIPNYTLWVNEPALPASVIDVGLRTEPNLELLTEMKPSYMVWSAGYGPSPEKLARIAPGRGFNFSDGKHPLANARQSLVEMGQLLGMEKQAHTHLTQFDEFVAQHKPRFAARGGRPLLMVTLLDTRHVLAFGPNCLFQQILDDYGIVNAWQGETNFWGSQVVGIDRLGEFKDVDVICFDHGNEADMQKLMATPLWQAMPFVRQQRFQRVPAVWFYGATLSVMNFIRILDNALGGKA; this is encoded by the coding sequence ATGAATGATTCCCTCTCGATAAGCCGTCGTCGTTTACTGACGGCAATGGCGCTGTCTCCGCTGCTCTGGCAGATGAAAAGTGCGCACGCCGCGACGGTGGATCCGCACCGTATCGTGGCCCTCGAATGGCTGCCGGTAGAACTGCTGCTGGCGCTGGGCGTAACGCCCTACGGCGTGGCCGACATTCCCAATTACACTCTGTGGGTCAATGAACCGGCGCTGCCTGCGTCAGTGATTGACGTTGGCCTGCGTACCGAACCCAATCTCGAACTGCTGACCGAAATGAAACCGTCGTACATGGTGTGGTCGGCCGGCTATGGTCCGTCGCCGGAAAAACTGGCGCGTATCGCGCCGGGCCGCGGTTTCAACTTCAGCGACGGCAAACATCCGCTGGCGAATGCCCGCCAGTCGCTGGTGGAAATGGGCCAGCTGCTGGGCATGGAAAAACAGGCCCACACGCATCTCACCCAATTCGATGAATTTGTGGCGCAGCATAAACCGCGTTTTGCCGCGCGTGGCGGACGACCGCTGCTGATGGTCACGCTGCTCGATACCCGCCATGTGCTGGCCTTCGGTCCAAACTGCCTGTTCCAGCAAATCCTGGATGATTACGGGATCGTGAATGCCTGGCAGGGCGAAACCAACTTCTGGGGCAGCCAGGTGGTCGGCATCGACCGACTGGGCGAGTTCAAAGACGTGGACGTTATCTGTTTCGATCACGGCAACGAAGCTGACATGCAAAAACTGATGGCGACGCCGCTGTGGCAGGCGATGCCGTTTGTGCGTCAGCAGCGCTTCCAGCGTGTGCCCGCCGTATGGTTCTACGGCGCGACGCTATCGGTGATGAATTTTATCCGCATTCTCGATAACGCGTTGGGAGGCAAAGCATGA